atTACCTGAGCGACCAAAATCCAAAACTTCACCATCGGTACCAGAATTTGTCAGAAATGTAATGGGAAGTAGTGCAGGAGCTGGGAGTGGTGAATTCCATGTTTACAGGCACCTCAGACGCAAGGAATATTCCAGACAGAAATTTATTCAAGAGAAAGGTCGGAAGGTAACATTTTTCCAGAACTCCAGTGTCCGATACACATATTATGGAATGGGAATACATGAAATATGTTTTTAGGAAACCCTGGATGAGGAATATcacagaaaaataatggaaaacaGAGAGCAGGCTGAAAAAACAACCGCAAAAAAAAGAGCTAAGAggttaaaaaagaaacaaaaacacaaagAAACAGTAAAAGAAGTCAAACCTCTCCAGGGAAATacagaaaagggaaaaatatttaaacatgatcatattaaaaatgatataTCTGAGGAGAAAATAGTGGCTGAACAGTCAAGTGAAGTGACAAACGGAGATGCTAATGTTGAAAAGACAACAATGATGTAAAGGTTTTACTGTGTACAAGATAATAATAGATACAATAACCAAATAAATTTGTGCAACAAAAAACAGGCAGTTAGCTCAGATTGAGAAACTAGTTTGGAACGAATGGGTATCTTGACGCAAAATGTATTGAAAGCGCTCATGCTACTCCACCAAATCTACGCGAAATCAATGATGCAAATACAACCAACGAAATACTAAAagtctgaatttttttataaacctgCCGCTTATTTAAATTGATACATGATTGAAAAACTCGAACGATTTTACAGATAGTCGGGTGGAAGCAACTGCACGAGCGATATTTTATTACGGAATGGCTGCATTGTAGAAACATTACTTGAAAACGATGACTTAATAGAAATGTGTACGACTAATATTTAACTTTATACTTATGTCTTTGATATAACCTTTTACaggaaatgacttttttcaaataaaccgATCAAACAATGAACAATTAATTTATCTTCAGAATGAGTGGTATGGTGTAGCCTCTGGAGGTGAGTCTTTGCCTCAACGAGATCGTTCGCTTTTTCCGGTAAAACACTattctgaaatattatttacaaACAAAATATCAGTATTGACATCAAACAATGGATATTGGAataagtaaaatttgaggagaaAATTGGCTTAATTTACATGCAAGTGCTCTATGTGCCTTGCGATATCTTCAACGTGATCACGTACTTCATTCCACACCAACTGTAAATCCGACGCATTAGTGCGCGAGGCTACATGACAAAGTGTTAGACAAAGCTAGAACAGAAATAATGCATACAAAATTACGATTTTTACTCTTCATACAAAACAGCAGACATgatcattttattcaatttgcgaaataaaaacgaaaacttTGTGGTTGGACTAACTTGTTGGACGAGAACGTCTCGATGTGGATATTCGACTAAACTAGGAACGTGTTGTGAATTTTCAAGAGCAATTACGATACTTTTCCATATCGATGGGCAAAATTTGCCATAAGTATCGCAGGCGCCGAGGGCCCAAGCAGCGTTTGTGCGTACTTTAAAATTTGGGCTATTACAGATTAAATCGCAGAGAGTTGGGAAAACTTGATCCTATAATATAAAGTAAATTGGTAAACAGATAAAAGAAAGGCTGTGAAGGTGTTGTCTGGCGACACATCATGAACGGACGAATTAACATaacatcgtttatcatttcgACTCACCCTCCAGAAAGATGGAAGGACCGCATCCGGTTTGTAACTCATAACGAAACCCAACGCGCGACAAGCATTCCATCGCACCTGacgatataataaaaaatgtcctTTATCGTACCAAACTCTTTCAGCTTTTGCAGAAGAATATTTTCGTTCTCCTTCAATGAaccgatttttcaaagtttcaaaaaaaccaGTGTGAAATAAAGTGCGACCGATTCAaacaagaaataaaattcaaattattgaaagTGCGAATTTACATCTGTGTACAGCCGAAGGATTGATCATAGTTCAGTTCACCTTCATATCTTTTTCTGAGAGTGcacatttttcaagtatttccAATCCTGCAGAGAcatcattgaaaattcgttcaTCGGTGGATAATCGTATGACGCTCCCCAAAGCTCTCATTGCATTGCATTTAACCTTACAATTGTCTTGGGCAGCTTTAATGGCAATGGTATAAAGTCTTGGCAAAAGTACTTTCTCTGGAATTGGTTCTATTGTCTTATTGTTTTTTCGTCTTATCAAACAATCACAAAGATTTGCTAGTGCCCAGCACGCTTTCACTCGGACACCAAGATTGTCATCCTCAATTGCTAGACACACGACGTCACCAAGGTCCATCAAAAATCCGGTATCCTCCTCAAGAGCTGGTATAGTCACGAGCATCCCGAGAGCTCTCACAGCTGCTGCACGAACTCCACTATCTTCATCCCGTATTCCTCCGAATAATATAGTTATCACAAGAACACTCCTTTCTCTCTGAAATGTAATAATATTATTCTCACAAACATATCGCAACCATCGGAACAATGTAGTTTTGCTGATAAGATTTATCTAGCCATGATTACTCAACTTACAggcaattgtgaaaaaattgtgtctatTTTTCCCAAACAATCGCATGTTACTTCTCGTAAAGTAGATTGCGGGTGCTGAACGAGAAAGgtaacttttgaaaaaatggtgttcCAAAACGCCACCACATTAGCATTGTCAGAAGGCAAAGTTGCTAATCGACCAGCTAgattttcaattactcgaCAGGCATGATacgcaatttgaaaatctgtATCTTGAGTGACTTTTGCTAACGTAGTTGTTACGGGTTCCAAATGCGTAAACACAAGACTTTCCAAATTTGAAGCCAATGCACCCAATAGTTTAAGAGAGTGTAAACGTACTGGACCTTTCTCGGCCTGTGAATAATTAATAAGCTACATTTACAATTGGAAGCTATTATGAAATGGCAAAATTGACCATGGCCACATCCAATCCGAAATAATAAAGCATAATTAATGCAAACATACTTCGTTTGAAATGTACTGCAAACAAACTTGTATCAAAAAATTGAGACCGCCTTTTTCTCGCAACAATCCGTTATTTATCTCTGATTCGATTTCGGCTTTCTCTTTTGAATGATCTGCATATTCCAGATCTACCTCTTCTTCCGCGTCATCTTCGTTGTCTTCGCTATTTCCAATTTGAATTCCACGTAAAAAACCTTCATTGTCTGGGAGTTTTGATTCTTTTTGTAATATGTTGACAATCTCTGCTGTGAGTGGATTAACCAGAGCCAAGGCTTCAAAGACCGATAAAGCCGAGACTTGCACCGTAGGATCTGCACATGAATATTGCTaatattgattgaaaaaatttatatcaacCTATCTGAAATGTAGAACTTGGGCAAGTCATTTTGGCTTTTTTCTAGGCACTTTATTGACGCAGGGGCCTATATAAAGATATTGGATAGAGCTTGCTCTCAGAAAATATATTAAGGTGATCTATTAGTTGCGTGAGTGCGAGATAGACAGCTGCAAAGTGGCTGTCCGGTTCACTCGGAAATCCTTGAttctttgagaaaattaaaagttacaccttgttctctgataaaatgcgaatagcgtgtaactcatattttttcaaattataagCTACTCGGAATAAACCGTGCAACAACATTTTTACCGACCGAACAACTGATAGATCACCAGCATAgtcataaaatatttaaataccTTTGTGAAGCAGGTAAGGTCTACTATTTCTGGAGAGTTTGGACGCGAGTCCAGGCTTTAATCTGGCATAAGGTGTACTGTTCACGAGAACGCTTGTACACTTAAGAGCGTGAATAAGAACGGTCGCGTTTCGTTCGCAACTCAAGACAAGAGAGAGTACGAAATGAAGTTCACGAATCATGGCTCCAACAGTGCCGAAAAACGTTATGAAGGAAGGATTTTCTGAATCATCCGCGTGaactaaaaaatgtttcgcTTTTACAAGAAGTTTTGAAAGTGTACTAAGGATAGACCGACGTACTTTTGCTACTGGCTCTTTGAGAAGCAATCTCGCGAGAACCCGAGCACTAGTTTTTGAACCGCTAGCTACAATTTGAGACCAATAACCAAACATTTCTTGAGTCGGAAAATTCCGGGCAGCAGCGTTTAATAAATTTACCGCCTCCAATCGAACCTTGTACTCTATTTCGGTTGGATTTAAGATTTCTGTCTCCGAATCACTTGAATATTTGCAACAAACAGCTTCTGGTAAATCAAGGCACACATTTGAatttcctttgtttttttctccttgcgATAATTTCTTTGTTGTTTGTCTTTtgcttcttgttttattaCGGTTATTTCCTCGATTGTTAACGACTTCAGGTAGATTCATTGCTGATGGTCTTAAACACTGAGGTTTTGTCGTTGAGTATTTTTCGATGccatgaaatgaaaattctttcacTATTCCAAGAATTTTGCCAACACAATCAGGTTTCTGAGACATTGAGGATGCACTAATTGACAGGTTAGATAATATTCGAAGGCAACAACAAACTATCTGAAATCAAAATCAATGCCAATGAATTtctctacttttttttattttatatagtaatagcttattttttacctTATTGTAGATAAGTTTATCTTGGGTGTCGTATGAAAAAGAGGACAAATTATTAAGGACCACTTCTTGTATGGTCATTTTGTATTCCAATGATAACACAGTAGTATTGTTCTCTGTATTAACAAGAATAGCCTCTATACACGAAAGTGCCAAGAAATTCGTTTCTGACCAATGGTGGTTCCCAGGACAAGCTAGTTGGTTCAAGAGTCctttttcatttaataatCTTTGGAAACCCTGCAATCCAATGTGATATTGTATAAAATGTTTTGGTAtttgacaaaataaataaCACTAAGGAcacaatcatttttctatttcagattttcaaattaaacaTAAAAAAGTTTGCCATCGCTATATTTTATTGCTTGTGTAAGGTATAAATATTAGTAGTATTAGTAATACTTTTAGAATTGAATGTAAATTTCAGTATCATCTATTattgtacagaaaaattggaaaggtTGTTAGCAAACACTATTCAGGTTAAAAACATTTGGTAGAATTCATTTTAGGAAGCATAAGTAATGGATTTAcaagattgaaaaatgaaagtatAATTAATAGAAGTTGAACAAATCCAAAAGGTACATATTATAATGCGAGATTAGTTATAAACGGTATCAATCCTGTAAGAGAAAAGTGCATACTTGGTTATTAATGTCAAATGATCCTGTACTCCAGAGAGCCTGGAGAGTTATAAGAATATCATTTCTGACATCAGAATGGGTATATTCAAGCGCTTCTAGAAACCATTTTTGACAAGTACAAAAAGTCCTTCCGATGATGCTTCCACCAGCATGGATTGTATTTAATACGAATTGGGAATAATTTTTAACCAACTCAGTTTCAGAAAATCTTATAGCAGCGCATAATTGACGGAGTAATAGACGTACGACCTGcaaattgtaaatttttatttaattcatCCTTTGAATTAATAACGGCAATGCGACGTAACCTCATTTAACGTACGTGAGGATCCTTTATTGAAATAGATCGATAATCAAGGACatttaatttattaaaatacGCATTAATGAACTTCTTATCAACGACTCTTCTATTGCTCAAAACTAAGAACTCCATCGAGAGCAAAGTAAACATTGCCGATGGACTTGTTTCTGTGATCATGTCAACTTGTTCCATACCACGACAAAGAACTCACAGTGCTTTTCAATTACAGGCTGTGTCAGAGACAGCATGGGTGACACTCAATGTATAAGGAGGATAAGGAGTGAACACACACCGTGGGCAAAGCCGTGGGTATGGGGACCGTGGTATGGGGCTTATTTGGCACTGTGTTTGGCACCTCCCGAAACGATTGTGATTGGTCGAACGTTTCGGGAACTCGGTTTCCATTACCAACCACATAAAACATCCATAGTGTATTGTTTTGTTGGCCGCACTGGGCGTCTCGAGCGCTTGACGAGGTTAAACTGTCAGACTGTCGCCAAGACACTATGCGCTTCTCTCGGTTGCTTAAACTAGCACTCCTATATATTTtgtctttaattttttctcaacgcCAGTCATTAGGGACCGTGCGTGAGCTATAGAGAGCAGCACTACAGTCGATGAGCGCGCTCTCTCGTGTCTGaatatgcaatttttctgatgatattttgactgtatatcattgaaaataattaatttttcggaaaaaaataatgattaaagTAATCAAATACGGTTTTTGTCCGATCAACAATGATCgcattcaaaatcaaaatgacgtaaaaggaaaaaaactgtttgaatcGAATGACGTTTTAAATGTCGTCGAAACAGAAAGTTTAGTGGATGAGTTGACAGTGTTTAACCTTTTGATCCACTTGGTTCGTTTCTCACTTTTCCATGGAGAATGGACTGTGCCCTctgggaaataataaaattttactgataCTTCAACGTCTCGGCGTCGAAATTGTGCATTAGAGCACTCTCTCGaatgcaacaatattttctcgatcgagacgtgataaaaaataataattttattttgttaaataatgCGAAAAGTAATAATTCCCATATGCGcctgtttcaaatttcatctaaAAAGTTATGAAATTGGCCGCATAGTGACACTGTAGACGCTGCGCACGGTCCCTTTTGACGGTGTTGTTTGTTTGATCATAAGAACTCTAAAAAACTGAAGTTGAAAATTCCGTACGAATTGGCCCCACATTTGTAACTGACAAACCACAAAACTCGTATAAACTGCGTTTTATTACGATTTATATATAagttttattcttttcatCTGAAGTACGTGGCGTAGTACAGAGGTAACCGTACTATACATGTAATAAAATAGTCCGGGGATCGAGCCGCATTCGTGGCGACCGGTTTtctttttcgcattttttattcatttaaattctATTTGCTGCGCTATTGTTGGCAAAACAGCGGCACCGCATACTGTTTCTAAGTATAACTTTCCAAAATTGATTActtaatttttcaacatgCCGTGCAATTaattatgaaaacaagtctcgaaTGTACGTTAGggtgcttgaaaaaaaaaaatttttttttgttcctccTCGCTCTTACCCCTTCAGATTTTagtattcgatgaaaaaaatatcgtgtcAAAAAATCATCAGCCCTCTAATTTCTTAGAGGTCGCTAATCTCacttaatttaatttaatatGGGGAAACTTTGCTTTTCGgcaaaagtgaaaacactCGTAAACAACTCAATATTTTTGCGATTTACGCATAGTACCTTGAAGCTGATTTTTTACGCTATCCAAAACCCTACGATAGAAgataattatcaattatataaCAGGTATTATACCCAcctgaaaattgattttttttactggtaacgaattgcacatttttttggtttttttttctacttagcCTAAATCTTactgaaaatgattttaatctcaaaaaaatggtggacacattcaaaaacattaaaaaattgcgAGGATCACTACAACATTTAAATAATCTCGAAATCATTCTGAAATGCGCACAACTTGTCGAGAATCtttagaaaaatgaatatttcaaataccatataaaaacatttcaaaattatgaagaaacttattgaaaattattttatatccGCGATCGTACGCATGACTACATTAACGCACTtcatattcaaattgctcattcaaaaaaatcagagTTCCTTTCAGAGTTTATGGATCCCAAGAATGCGCACGGAGAGAACTTAGAAGTGAACAAGCTCTAATCATTCGCCAAATTTACGGAGGTACAtgacatattttttgttcagcTAGCCTCTAACCTATTGTTCATTCTCCCTCTTTCGATTCAGTAATAATTCACTCATTATAGTAAAGAAATCACttcgtaaactgttttaacaTTATAAATGAGTTTCCCAAAAAATGGTTTCTGCTGGGTTtttggaacgaaaaaataaaaaacgattgtTCGGACTTTGGTTCCGATTAAAGTGGGGTTCCAATGTACCCCAATTTATTTGTATGAagtattcataaatatttgtcTGAAAACTATCATTATAGCCTGGAAAACTAAccacaaaaattcaaaaacgaaTCCAACAATCAAGAAAATAATCTATGAGATTTATTTGCTAAATATATGATACCTCTGGCGAATGTCGATCACCAAAAACGAATCCAACAATCAAGAAAATAATCTATGAGATTTATTTGCTAAATATATGATACCTCTGGCGAATGTCGATCACCTCATAGGGTCGTGCGTAGATAAGTGAGACCTTCGCattatatttcaattattcatttcatGTATCAATTATCgaagttcaatatttattttatgctATATGAATTGATTCTATCAATCAGATTGTAAGACGAAATTTTTCTGTCAAATATACTGCATGAGGCACTAACTGTTGCCACGATAAATGTCTCGGTAACTATCGACATCACCAGTAGATGTTTCAGACAAAAGTTGTATGGTACGAAAGGGACCATTGAATACgagcacttttttttatttcggtgGAGGCGCTGATGTACAGTGAAGGTCACCTTCATCACTTTTCTAAAAGTACGGtatggtgtgtgtgtgtgtgtgtgtgtgtatttttataataatatacaaattttatttcaagatattatatattatttatgaattaaagggaaaattagaaaaatacttgaaaagCACGTGAAAAAGCATATCTAGCATAGAGGTGTGTAGTGCGAACGTTCCCCTGAGTACTGCCCTGAGCGAGAGAAGATCGATCTAGAAAGTAGGAGTCGTCGCAGTAAGCATCAAGGAAGATGTGTGCTGAAATGGTCGAGATAGGTTGTTGGCGTTAGGGGTGCTGGGGGAATTTGGGGAGTGTATAAATTTACCATGTAAAAGTAGAGGGGTTGATGCGCAGAGGGTGACGCGCCTTGAAGCACCTAGGATATCGTGTCTATAGTGCATTCGTTTCCATCTTATCGCGTTCCCACCTTACTCCCGCGCGTATGCGATTTAGTGACTGTTTTacaatacgtatatatatactagGATATACCAGAGCAATTTCTTGTACAAGTAGAGGAGGGAGGAATTTCAGTCACAGCTTCTTCGGTGGGGTTAAAACCTCCGGTGAGTTTGCTCGAGGGTGATGGTGGAGTCATCTGGCGGATCATAACACTATTCAGCACATCCAGGTAGCTACTCCGAGTTAAGGCGTGATAGATCCTCCATCCATTGTGGATATCATCATTGGTGACCACGCCGTTCTCCGTCATCGCTGTTTTATTTATACTCTTCTCTGCATGGTTTTTCATACAACCAGCTGACtaataatattttcacttATATGTAGACAAATACCCAGGTGTACACCGACTAGAAtacaaaaatgtattgaaaataaaaatttgttgtttcCAACTACTTGTGCTTTTCCCCAGGTGGACGTGTTTCTATATTTTCATTGGATATTCCATtccgttgtttttttctcgacgtTCTGGAGCCTACAATGAAACATCCATATGATTCTGAAAAAGTTCTGCTAGGCCTTTGCCACTTGCGGTTCATTGTTTGTAAGCTTCCTTACTGTGAACAAAACCATACGAAAAAAGTAGTGTGAAGACTGAGAAAACTGCACCGGCATTGCATTCGAGAGAgtgatccattttttttggtaAGATTTCATTGTGATTaatggtgaaaaagtttttaaatgcggtagtaaaaaaaaagagtttcgtGGAAAATTGTGGAGAACAAGTAAAATGcaagacgaagaagaaaagtgAGGGAAACGGGAATATACAAAAGATTGCTGCAAGATAGTCCTGCTTTCGTCAAGGGGTCGTCTTGGGGTGTCCTTGGTGCGCTGTGTGCCTCTGCGGCCTCTGTCTCTTTTCTCCCCCTCTCTCTTGCCAACTAACACGCCCATGCACGTGCACGTAAACACTCAAaccattcgtatttctatgtAGAAGAGTTGGTTGGCTATTGGCGGCAGTATATTGGTGTGAGTGTTGGGTATAGCCACCGAGGAGCGGCTAAACTCTCCGATAAGGGGTGCAGCTGAAGGTTTTGCTGGTAGCGGATCGGGTTCCTCACTGccgttgctgctgctgttgcttgCAATGAATATActaaataataagaataataacactcacgaaaaattgtacgaatgatgtgaaaaaaaaaccagacGAAGAATTGAGCTAGGGAAAAATGATAAgtgataaaaagagaaaagaaatataTAGAGTTCgggaaataaaattatcagTGAATCAGTTTAAAGATTTAGTACAAATCTTGACCAAGTATCAacgtaagaatttttttcgcaagAAAAATGCCAGtggacaaaaattaaaaattatacgTCGAAAATGATGATACGTGTGTGCGGGGTTAGGTTTTtatcacaaaaattttaaacaagtGTATCGCGATCGTCCTTTACCTGCAGGGATATGACGTAATGGCGAAAAAGGTATGCCAAGGATGATATTTCgacaaatatatatgtatacgttCTTTCCAATATTACCTAATTATGCTGGTACTTATTGAAAAAGACGCCAAATCTTTGAGAAATTTTCTGTAACCCATGTAAGCAAGATGACgattatacaatttatatcATATAATCTCAGGCCGACATGGAATGAGCTAACGTTCGCGAGTGCGCGCgggcgtgtgtgtgtctgtgtatGTGCGCGCGCGCTCAAAACAAGTAATGGTGTAGTTCAGCCCTTCCCTACAATTGACCTGCATTCAAGCTTCTTTCAAATAAATAAGTATTTTGTTTACAATCTTCCATTGTTGATCATTGTTGATTCTAAAATTCATAGTTACGTTATACTGATTAACTGTCCATTTCTAAAAATTCTAGGAAAAAAGCCCATGTTCAAAAATTTAATACACAGACTGTGAATAACATTTTTGTTCTGTCTCCGCATATTTAATTCAAGTGTAACATGTGAGTAGATTTTGTCCTGTTCGACTGTGGCCTAGTTAGAAGTTACGCCATACTTCGCGAAACATTCCGTAACTACAGGAATACTGGAGGGTTGTGTAAATATACATTATGTGGAAAAAAGGGTTTTTTGTGACGAGATGGCATTAACTTTTGTGGACTGCTAGTGCTGACTATTATTCGGTCAATGGACCCTTCCCTTCCCTGATTTGGATACGAGTAACAACCCAGTTTCCGGTCAGATGTTTCTATGATACAAGAGGCTGATGAAAGTGTCGCCCCTTTCCcgggggggcgggggggggggggggctgccacacatacacacactcGCAGCGCGCGCGCATGCActcgcacacgcacacacctATCAACATAATATCAGTAAATATTGTTAGTGCCAGAGTCGCCAGCTTTTCTTCACCTTGCGACTGGTCTGTCTTTATAAAATGCGTCACTCAAATCCTTTCTGTCCTCTGTAGTCCAGTCATTATATACAGTTGGGAATGCATGTGAACGCAATCTGGCTGAATTTTGGATATTGTGGGGGATGCCTAGAAAAGCTTTAGTTCAAATTGTTGACTAAGATTTTCTATGTGTGTTTTCCGCCTCTTGAAAAAAGAGTTAAATCcagtttttttacaataactCTGCTCTCCGTTGAGATACAAATATTttgattcaatatttttttaatgcttttttaCGCTCTAAAATTTAGGACTTATACATTTTTCTCCTATCGTTCATGGTTATTAAGATAGCGAtcgaaaaagtcaaaaatttcggtagtgaaatttgttttttttttgatatttgtTCGATATCTATCGCGAGAAAGGAGATTTCTTATGATAGATATCGAAAGAATGTCTAGTATCAAACTTGTACAGCGTGTTCAGACCtacaatttcgatttttttattttttattttcgaccaAAATTACGACCTCTAGCGTGCCGCAAAGTTGACCATAGCGCCGCCCGACACTACATTAACATCTATTGTAACCGTACAATTGAGTTAGAGCACGCCGTTACTCGTGAATTcgaactttttatttaaataaagcGCGGACATGAAAGAACAACAAAAGTATGAtcaaattagatttgaaaataacaaatgatttattcaattttgactgttttttgaattaaattacaaataaaagaaatttcgttttaaatcgcgttttcttctattttatttcgcataaaatttttttactttcaattgaatttcgtaAGGATTTAAATTTCCGGTATTTTactcaataataataataatttctcTTGCAAGACATTTTGTTTCTAATTCGTatcttcgatatttttctcaattacaataataatagtaatctCGCAAACGCTTATGAAATTGatctaatttttaataattgataaattgataaattgactcgatataattcaaataagtTGTTTTCAGTGAGTAATTTCGCTTTGATAGTTTTATTAGTTTAATTTGAatcggaaataataataagtaatattttatttgacTCACAAATCtaataaattaaatattaatGTCTCATc
This sequence is a window from Venturia canescens isolate UGA chromosome 8, ASM1945775v1, whole genome shotgun sequence. Protein-coding genes within it:
- the LOC122414954 gene encoding HEAT repeat-containing protein 6; translation: MEQVDMITETSPSAMFTLLSMEFLVLSNRRVVDKKFINAYFNKLNVLDYRSISIKDPHVVRLLLRQLCAAIRFSETELVKNYSQFVLNTIHAGGSIIGRTFCTCQKWFLEALEYTHSDVRNDILITLQALWSTGSFDINNQGFQRLLNEKGLLNQLACPGNHHWSETNFLALSCIEAILVNTENNTTVLSLEYKMTIQEVVLNNLSSFSYDTQDKLIYNKIVCCCLRILSNLSISASSMSQKPDCVGKILGIVKEFSFHGIEKYSTTKPQCLRPSAMNLPEVVNNRGNNRNKTRSKRQTTKKLSQGEKNKGNSNVCLDLPEAVCCKYSSDSETEILNPTEIEYKVRLEAVNLLNAAARNFPTQEMFGYWSQIVASGSKTSARVLARLLLKEPVAKVRRSILSTLSKLLVKAKHFLVHADDSENPSFITFFGTVGAMIRELHFVLSLVLSCERNATVLIHALKCTSVLVNSTPYARLKPGLASKLSRNSRPYLLHKDPTVQVSALSVFEALALVNPLTAEIVNILQKESKLPDNEGFLRGIQIGNSEDNEDDAEEEVDLEYADHSKEKAEIESEINNGLLREKGGLNFLIQVCLQYISNEAEKGPVRLHSLKLLGALASNLESLVFTHLEPVTTTLAKVTQDTDFQIAYHACRVIENLAGRLATLPSDNANVVAFWNTIFSKVTFLVQHPQSTLREVTCDCLGKIDTIFSQLPRERSVLVITILFGGIRDEDSGVRAAAVRALGMLVTIPALEEDTGFLMDLGDVVCLAIEDDNLGVRVKACWALANLCDCLIRRKNNKTIEPIPEKVLLPRLYTIAIKAAQDNCKVKCNAMRALGSVIRLSTDERIFNDVSAGLEILEKCALSEKDMKVRWNACRALGFVMSYKPDAVLPSFWRDQVFPTLCDLICNSPNFKVRTNAAWALGACDTYGKFCPSIWKSIVIALENSQHVPSLVEYPHRDVLVQQLCLTLCHVASRTNASDLQLVWNEVRDHVEDIARHIEHLHNSVLPEKANDLVEAKTHLQRLHHTTHSEDKLIVHCLIGLFEKSHFL
- the LOC122414961 gene encoding PRKR-interacting protein 1 homolog gives rise to the protein MRKSEILEAKKDNTLEEEKKYEKPVVAKTAYDLQRLKLMKLMKNPEKQILLPERPKSKTSPSVPEFVRNVMGSSAGAGSGEFHVYRHLRRKEYSRQKFIQEKGRKETLDEEYHRKIMENREQAEKTTAKKRAKRLKKKQKHKETVKEVKPLQGNTEKGKIFKHDHIKNDISEEKIVAEQSSEVTNGDANVEKTTMM